The proteins below come from a single Argentina anserina chromosome 1, drPotAnse1.1, whole genome shotgun sequence genomic window:
- the LOC126798529 gene encoding putative U-box domain-containing protein 50 isoform X2, translated as MGFTFLKTSPTWRIKNAVSAAFYIHHQKPNFCEWFVIFGGRLVFLRGENDKGIMEDDQGVIVGKLREKASFKGWLAKVFNETSATSPDRTSANLNSPINSQKNWECHVQEIEDYFLHLLSLKLEEEDCKQENEDVQNSRMEANMIAAEEMKTKLKKARDTIEVKRKEAKANVQRQIKAQWAISLCNFRAQELAEQIHEEMKARAELEKALDSEKEQLHEVIMDTGESKNRLSSLMELQFELSNKLHISTLAKLNTETQLEKAISTREEMVKEIAELRQHRDVLHRRIEFCKEKDVIGMVGRLTDTSCGLKKYTGEEIRLATNNFSERLRIKPGGDWNTTMYRGRINHATVAIKILDHAKGDSEQDFKANVTLLSHIRHPHLVTMIGFCTELRCIVFEYMHNGSLRDILLRDLLFSSHISSKKRKRTLGWHDRIRIAMEICSGLGFLHMAKPRPIVHGRLSLSNILLDRNLVTKLSGFGLSRSYNEQNVRSDIRAFGVLLMHLLVGRNWTGLGQAMNMDRAAVIRDLDEMAGHWPLDLAEKLAELALACLTSNRGPSRDLRLATVMEELNVLKRNGDDILARRRCEGMIDGDVENSDTDDVPSCILCPISQEVMKNPHVAADGFSYELETIEEWLGMGHDTSPMTNLRLKHTLLTPNHTLRSLIQDWHNKRSLPPP; from the exons GTGTCATTGTTGGAAAACTGAGAGAAAAAGCCAGTTTCAAAGGATGGTTAGCAAAGGTGTTCAATGAAACCTCAGCAACTTCCCCAGATAGAACTTCAGCAAATCTCAACTCCCCCATAAATTCACAAAAAAATTGGGAATGCCATGTCCAAGAAATTGAAGACTACTTCCTGCATTTGTTATCCTTGAAAttggaggaagaagattgTAAGCAGGAGAATGAAGATGTTCAAAACAGTCGAATGGAAGCTAACATG ATTGCTGcagaagaaatgaaaacaaagcTAAAGAAAGCTCGAGACACAATCGAGGTAAAACGaaaggaagccaaggccaatGTCCAGAGACAAATTAAAGCACAATGGGCCATTAGTCTATGCAATTTTCGG GCTCAAGAACTTGCAGAACAAATACATGAAGAGATGAAAGCTCGTGCAGAACTAGAGAAAGCGCTAGACTCTGAAAAGGAGCAGCTTCATGAAGTTATAATGGACACTGGAGAAAGCAAAAATAGGCTGAGTTCACTAATGGAGCTGCAATTTGAGCTCTCAAATAAGCTGCATATTTCCACATTGGCGAAATTAAATACCGAGACACAACTAGAGAAAGCCATAAGCACCAGGGAAGAGATGGTTAAGGAGATTGCGGAACTACGGCAGCATAGAGATGTTCTACATCGCAGAATCGAGTTTTGTAAAGAAAAGGATGTCATTGGAATGGTTGGTAGGCTCACTGACACGAGCTGTGGATTGAAGAAGTACACAGGTGAAGAGATCAGATTGGCTACGAACAATTTTTCAGAACGCTTAAGAATTAAACCAGGAGGGGACTGGAACACAACTATGTACAGAGGGCGCATCAACCATGCAACAGTCGCAATCAAAATCCTCGACCATGCTAAAGGAGACTCTGAGCAAGATTTTAAAGCCAAT GTGACACTTCTTAGCCACATAAGACACCCGCATCTAGTAACAATGATCGGCTTCTGCACTGAGCTAAGGTGCATTGTGTTTGAATACATGCACAATGGTAGCTTGAGGGACATACTATTAAGGGATTTGTTGTTCTCCTCCCACATAAGctctaagaaaagaaaacgaaCCTTAGGGTGGCACGACCGGATCCGTATTGCGATGGAGATCTGCTCGGGCCTGGGCTTTCTCCACATGGCGAAGCCCAGGCCAATTGTTCACGGACGACTTTCCTTGTCCAACATCCTCCTCGATCGCAATCTCGTCACCAAATTAAGTGGTTTTGGGCTCTCACGCAGTTACAATGAACAAAATGTTAGATCGGACATTCGGGCTTTTGGAGTACTGTTGATGCATCTTTTAGTAGGAAGGAATTGGACTGGACTGGGCCAGGCCATGAATATGGACCGAGCAGCTGTGATTCGAGATCTAGATGAGATGGCTGGACATTGGCCTTTGGATTTGGCAGAAAAACTGGCCGAGTTAGCTTTGGCTTGCTTGACAAGTAACCGTGGACCTAGTCGAGATTTGAGGCTGGCAACAGTGATGGAAGAGCTCAATGTGTTGAAGAGAAATGGTGATGATATTTTGGCAAGAAGAAGATGTGAGGGGATGATAgatggagatgtagaaaataGTGACACCGATGATGTACCTAGTTGTATCCTGTGCCCCATTTCTCAG GAAGTGATGAAGAATCCACATGTGGCAGCGGATGGATTTTCGTATGAACTTGAAACGATAGAGGAATGGCTAGGAATGGGGCATGACACATCGCCGATGACAAACCTAAGGCTGAAGCACACATTACTTACCCCTAATCACACCCTTCGTTCCCTAATTCAAGATTGGCATAATAAGAGGTCCCTTCCACCACCATAA